From one Dermacentor andersoni chromosome 1, qqDerAnde1_hic_scaffold, whole genome shotgun sequence genomic stretch:
- the LOC126545545 gene encoding zwei Ig domain protein zig-2-like yields the protein MRLRTASFVSVLVLLLPVVLGRSLVGQGARQHNAVGLFVSKAQRGSRVGPGSNLLRKSHLKLRNTPPDVMTVAESESLVVECEAGGNPPPTIHWLKNGLRIGQDTSGSERTEEDVNPEGAPMLGLSFTRSRLYIDCASSQYDEAEYTCVAQNPYHRISKSTKVKVTKIGSARSSPMCLVKKSFVPPGVPARITMWTHTRLELMGSTVQLFCRPIGSPKPSVSWFGPDDTELQNSDKYKVLENGDLEIRNIAWNDMGGYTCTAENSHGVDRTSTFLYPTLPDKV from the exons ATGCGCCTGCGAACTGCGAGCTTTGTCAGCGtcctggtgctgctgctgcctgtcGTCCTGGGCAGGTCGCTGGTCGGCCAAGGGGCCCGGCAGCACAACGCCGTCGGG CTGTTCGTGTCCAAGGCACAGAGAGGCTCACGAGTAG GCCCTGGCAGCAACCTGTTGCGCAAGTCGCACCTTAAGCTTCGCAACACCCCACCTGACGTGATGACGGTCGCCGAGTCCGAGTCTCTGGTGGTAGAATGCGAAGCAGGTGGGAACCCCCCGCCCACCATCCACTGGCTCAAAAACGGACTCCGTATCGGACAG GACACGTCGGGAAGCGAACGCACGGAAGAGGACGTGAACCCCGAGGGCGCGCCCATGCTTGGCCTCAGCTTCACCAGATCGCGGCTGTACATTGATTGCGCGTCGTCGCAGTACGACGAGGCCGAGTACACGTGCGTCGCCCAGAACCCCTACCACCGCATCAGCAAGAGCACTAAGGTCAAGGTCACCAAGATCGGCTCGGCTCGCTCCAGCCCCATGTGCCTCGTGAAGAAGTCCTTCG TGCCCCCCGGCGTCCCTGCCCGCATCACCATGTGGACGCACACCCGCCTAGAGCTGATGGGCAGTACTGTGCAGCTATTCTGCCGGCCCATTGGCTCGCCAAAGCCCAGCGTCTCCTGGTTCGGCCCCGACGACACTGAGCTGCAGAACAGCGACAAATACAAG gTGCTGGAAAACGGTGATCTCGAGATCCGAAATATTGCCTGGAATGACATGGGAGGCTACACGTGCACTGCAGAGAACTCGCACGGAGTGGACCGGACGTCGACCTTCCTCTACCCGACACTG ccggaCAAGGTGTAG